The region GACCGTGCCGGAGACAACCATGAAGGCACCGTCAGCGCGTTTTCCATCGACCGAACGGACGGATCGCTGACGCTGCTGAACACGGTCCGTTCCGGCGGAGCAGGGCCGACATACGTTAGTATCCATCCGTCGGGGCGATTTCTGCTGGTGGCGAATTACTTCGGAGGTTCCATCGCCGTGCTGCCGATCGCGCCCGATGGCAGGCTGAAGGACGCGTCAGACGTCAGGCTTGATGAAGGCGAAATCGGCCCGACAAAGGCCACCAACGCACCTCCCGGCAGCTTCGCCATCAGTGGCCACGACCGCACGCACGCTCACATGATTGAAGCCGATCCTTCCGGTCGGTTCGTTCTGCACGTCGATCTGGCGCTGGACAGGATTCTGGTCTGGAAGTTTGACGATCGCAGCGGAACGCTGTCGCCGGCTGATAAGCACTCGGTTGCACTGCCGCCCGGCGACGGCCCAAGACATTTCTACTTTCATCCGAACGGCAAGTGGTTCTATTCCATCCAGGAAGAAGGATCGACCATTGCTGTGTTTGACTACGATGCAACCAGTGGCGGACTCAGTCAGCGGCAGACGATTTCGACGCTGCCGCCGGGGTTCGAGGGCAGCAATTTCTGTTCGGAAATCCTGGTGTCCGCCGACGGAAAGTTCCTGTATGCCGGCAATCGCCTGCACGACAGCATCGGTATTTTTTCCATCGGCGCTGACGGAACGCTGACGTTTCTGGAAGAAGAATGGACGCGGGGAGACTATCCCCGCAGCTTCAATTTCGACCCCACGGGGCAGTTTCTCTATTCCTGCAATCAGCGAGCCGACCACGTTGCCGTGTTCCGGGTGAACCGGCAAACCGGCAGCCTGAAGTTCACCGGCCAGTACGCGTCGGTGGGCAATCCATCCATCATCGTGTTTCAGGAACTGGATGAAGCGAAGTAACGCCGGTCAGCGAACCGGGGCGGATCGGTGTTCGGATCGGGCCGATGGATGACACACCAAAGAGCCTGCTGGAACGACTGCGGGAACGGCCGGACGACGGGTCCTGGTCTCGGCTGGTGAGTCTGTACACACCGTTTCTGCAGCGAGTGGTAACGTCGCAGGGAGTGCCCGCTCAGGACTGCGATGATCTGCTGCAGGACGTGTTTTCTGTGCTGTCAGCCGAACTGTCGCGTTTCGACCACAACGGCAACCGTGGCGCGTTTCGGCTCTGGCTGCGAACAATTCTGACCAACCGCGTGCGCCGGTACTTCCGCAGCAGTCTGCGAACAAAGACTCAGTTCGGAACGACCGACAGCACTGACATCACGCAGATCCGCGATCCGGAAGACGACCTGGTTCGGATGTGGGACGAGGAATACAACCAATGGGTCACCTGCCGGCTGATTGAACTCATTGAACCGGAGTTCTCGATTTCCACCTGGCGGGCATTTCACCGGCAGGTGCTCGACGGGGCTCGCGCGAAGCAGACAGCCGACGAACTGGGTTTGACCGTCAA is a window of Planctomycetaceae bacterium DNA encoding:
- a CDS encoding lactonase family protein, encoding MTHPASARHSFLITAFVAASAAVFVSENLQAQTGDQSRPLMAYVGTFSAPLKDTLPTQVDLPPGNGRGIHLFQVNRTTGALTAAGIVEMGTSPSCLALNKAGDRIYSANETDRAGDNHEGTVSAFSIDRTDGSLTLLNTVRSGGAGPTYVSIHPSGRFLLVANYFGGSIAVLPIAPDGRLKDASDVRLDEGEIGPTKATNAPPGSFAISGHDRTHAHMIEADPSGRFVLHVDLALDRILVWKFDDRSGTLSPADKHSVALPPGDGPRHFYFHPNGKWFYSIQEEGSTIAVFDYDATSGGLSQRQTISTLPPGFEGSNFCSEILVSADGKFLYAGNRLHDSIGIFSIGADGTLTFLEEEWTRGDYPRSFNFDPTGQFLYSCNQRADHVAVFRVNRQTGSLKFTGQYASVGNPSIIVFQELDEAK
- a CDS encoding sigma-70 family RNA polymerase sigma factor; the encoded protein is MDDTPKSLLERLRERPDDGSWSRLVSLYTPFLQRVVTSQGVPAQDCDDLLQDVFSVLSAELSRFDHNGNRGAFRLWLRTILTNRVRRYFRSSLRTKTQFGTTDSTDITQIRDPEDDLVRMWDEEYNQWVTCRLIELIEPEFSISTWRAFHRQVLDGARAKQTADELGLTVNAVLIAKSRVLRRLRQEMEGLTD